Proteins from a genomic interval of Gluconacetobacter diazotrophicus PA1 5:
- a CDS encoding efflux RND transporter permease subunit: MNAIVVTALRRPYTFVVLSILILLFGVMSALKTPTDVFPNIKIPAIAVVWTYGGLLPDEFAARVMYNYEQGVTSTVEGIEHMESDSYYGRGIVKIFFQPGTDIGSAEADVTAISQTVLMQLPEKIPAPMIMKLEASSVPVITLELTSDTMTPSDLFKLAQIRVRTLLVTVPGAIVPHPYGGMDAFVMFALDQKQLQAHHLSAMDVQNVLDKQNIVRPAGDQKIGPTDWMVATNAQPRSMEELGNIPIKRVGNSVIYMHDLGQVYRGGHPQTNLVLVKGRQAVIMVVMKSGEASTLDVVSGVKALIPRLQKVIPASAHISVLNDASGFVKDSIIDVLREMVTAAILTGLVVLLFLGSWRSTVIIATSIPLAILCAVIGLGWAGQTINVMTLGGLALAVGILVDDATVMIENIDTHLEMGKELEVAIIDAANQIVIPTFVSTTCICIVWLPLFELGGVAGWLFMPMAEAIIFAMIASFILSRTLVPTMAKFLLAGQTHGAHGHDTHGDELKGGNVFVRFQRGFEHRFTHFREAYGAFLKRSIDNRVRFVSTFLGLSVLSTGLYAVAGRDFFPEIKSGQLQMHMRAPLGTRIEVAGRTATLVSDRIKELLPGKVEDVVSNCGLPEGPHNQAFIPTPTIGTQDCDLTISLTNEESPVWDYRAVLRKGLSASFPGTVFTFQPADLTARILNFGSPSPIDIKIAGPELSKSYKYAVELVNKLRLVPGAADVSLQQTMKTPTLFVKGDRTFSQATGIDAADLADNELMTLSGSSTVDPQYWYDPAWGVTFLLNTYVTQNQLTHFNDLLSIPVDKGDGDPSGKGMQLLGAISTITAKGTPGQVSHYNSMPAFDIYVSAEGTDLGTVLSGVNKVIAETAGDVPRGAAVEVEGQATTMRSAYVQLVGGLAVSIVLIYLLIVVNFQSWLDPFIIISALPGALAGIAWSLFLTHTHLSVPALTGAIMCMGTATANSILVVSYARERLEVHGDALKAALEAGYGRIRPVLMTAAAMIVGMIPMSISNSQNAPLGKAVIGGLIVATISTLLFVPCVYAIIYNRSSSRKETV; this comes from the coding sequence ATGAATGCAATAGTCGTGACGGCCCTGCGACGGCCGTACACATTCGTCGTCTTGTCCATCCTTATTCTCTTGTTCGGCGTCATGTCCGCCCTCAAGACACCGACGGACGTGTTCCCCAACATCAAGATCCCGGCGATCGCGGTGGTGTGGACCTATGGTGGTCTGCTGCCCGACGAGTTTGCTGCCCGCGTCATGTACAATTACGAGCAGGGCGTGACCTCGACGGTCGAGGGAATCGAACACATGGAGTCCGATTCCTACTACGGCCGCGGCATCGTGAAGATATTCTTCCAGCCTGGCACGGATATCGGATCGGCCGAAGCGGACGTTACCGCGATTTCGCAGACGGTTCTGATGCAGTTGCCGGAAAAGATTCCGGCACCGATGATCATGAAGCTGGAGGCGTCCTCGGTTCCTGTCATCACGCTGGAACTGACGTCCGACACCATGACGCCGTCTGACCTGTTCAAGCTGGCGCAGATTCGCGTGCGTACCCTGCTGGTGACCGTGCCCGGTGCCATCGTGCCGCATCCCTACGGCGGCATGGATGCCTTCGTGATGTTTGCTCTGGACCAGAAGCAGTTGCAGGCCCACCACCTGTCTGCGATGGACGTGCAGAATGTGCTGGACAAGCAGAACATCGTGCGTCCGGCCGGCGATCAGAAGATCGGCCCCACGGACTGGATGGTCGCCACGAACGCCCAGCCCCGTTCGATGGAGGAACTGGGTAATATTCCCATCAAGCGCGTCGGCAACTCGGTCATCTACATGCATGACCTGGGGCAGGTGTATCGCGGCGGTCACCCGCAGACCAATCTCGTGCTGGTCAAGGGGCGTCAGGCCGTCATCATGGTGGTGATGAAGAGCGGTGAGGCCTCGACCCTGGATGTCGTGTCCGGTGTGAAGGCGCTTATACCGCGGTTGCAGAAGGTGATTCCGGCCAGCGCGCATATATCGGTCCTGAACGATGCCTCGGGCTTCGTGAAGGATTCGATCATCGACGTGCTGCGTGAAATGGTGACAGCGGCCATCCTGACCGGTCTGGTGGTGCTGCTGTTCCTGGGTTCGTGGCGTTCGACCGTGATCATCGCGACCTCGATCCCCCTGGCGATCCTGTGCGCGGTCATCGGACTGGGCTGGGCTGGGCAGACGATCAACGTCATGACGCTGGGCGGTCTGGCGCTGGCCGTCGGCATCCTGGTCGACGACGCCACCGTCATGATCGAGAACATCGACACCCATCTGGAAATGGGCAAGGAACTGGAGGTCGCGATTATCGACGCGGCCAACCAGATCGTGATCCCGACCTTCGTGTCCACGACCTGCATCTGTATCGTCTGGCTGCCGCTGTTCGAACTGGGCGGCGTGGCCGGCTGGCTGTTCATGCCGATGGCTGAGGCGATCATCTTCGCCATGATCGCGTCCTTCATCCTGTCGCGGACCCTGGTGCCGACCATGGCGAAGTTTCTTCTCGCCGGGCAGACCCATGGCGCGCATGGGCATGACACGCATGGCGATGAGTTGAAGGGCGGCAACGTGTTTGTCCGCTTCCAGCGTGGGTTCGAACACCGCTTTACCCACTTCCGCGAAGCCTATGGTGCTTTCCTGAAGCGTTCCATTGATAACCGTGTGCGTTTCGTTTCCACCTTCCTGGGGCTGTCGGTGCTGTCGACGGGGCTGTATGCCGTGGCCGGCCGTGACTTCTTCCCTGAAATCAAGTCCGGCCAACTGCAGATGCACATGCGTGCCCCCCTGGGTACCCGTATCGAGGTGGCGGGGCGCACGGCAACGCTGGTCAGTGACCGGATCAAGGAACTGTTGCCCGGCAAGGTCGAAGATGTGGTCAGCAATTGCGGCCTGCCTGAAGGACCGCACAACCAGGCCTTCATTCCCACCCCCACCATCGGCACGCAGGACTGCGACCTGACGATCTCCTTGACCAACGAGGAATCGCCTGTGTGGGATTATCGTGCCGTCCTGCGCAAGGGGCTTTCGGCCAGCTTCCCGGGCACGGTCTTTACATTCCAGCCTGCGGACCTGACGGCGCGTATTCTCAATTTCGGCTCGCCTTCGCCGATCGATATCAAGATCGCCGGTCCCGAGTTGAGCAAAAGCTACAAATATGCGGTCGAACTGGTGAACAAGCTGCGTCTGGTTCCCGGTGCTGCGGACGTGTCGCTGCAGCAGACGATGAAGACGCCGACCCTGTTCGTGAAGGGGGACCGGACCTTCAGCCAGGCCACCGGAATCGATGCCGCCGACCTGGCCGACAACGAACTGATGACGCTGTCGGGCAGTTCGACCGTCGATCCCCAGTACTGGTATGATCCGGCCTGGGGCGTCACCTTCCTGCTGAACACGTACGTGACGCAGAATCAGCTGACGCATTTCAATGACCTGCTGTCGATTCCGGTCGACAAGGGGGATGGCGATCCGTCGGGCAAGGGCATGCAGTTGCTGGGTGCCATCAGCACGATCACCGCCAAAGGAACCCCGGGCCAGGTTTCGCATTACAACTCGATGCCCGCGTTCGATATCTACGTGTCGGCCGAGGGAACCGATCTGGGAACAGTGCTGTCGGGCGTGAACAAGGTGATCGCGGAGACGGCGGGCGACGTGCCGCGCGGCGCGGCCGTCGAAGTCGAAGGCCAGGCCACGACGATGCGCAGCGCCTATGTGCAACTGGTGGGCGGTCTGGCGGTGTCGATCGTGCTGATCTACCTGCTGATCGTTGTCAACTTCCAGTCCTGGCTTGATCCGTTCATCATCATCTCGGCTCTGCCAGGGGCGCTGGCCGGGATCGCGTGGAGTCTCTTCCTGACGCATACTCATCTGTCGGTTCCGGCCCTGACCGGTGCGATCATGTGCATGGGAACGGCAACCGCGAATTCCATCCTGGTCGTATCCTACGCCCGTGAGAGGCTGGAAGTGCACGGCGATGCGCTCAAGGCGGCGCTGGAAGCGGGATACGGTCGTATCCGTCCGGTGCTGATGACGGCCGCAGCAATGATCGTGGGCATGATACCGATGTCGATCAGCAACTCGCAGAACGCCCCGCTGGGCAAGGCGGTGATCGGCGGCCTGATCGTGGCCACAATTTCCACCCTTCTGTTTGTTCCTTGTGTTTACGCGATCATCTATAACCGCTCGTCGAGCCGGAAGGAGACCGTCTGA
- a CDS encoding efflux RND transporter periplasmic adaptor subunit: MASLSRNTVLATGVCAVALLVGYQVVTRIHAVTELRAETLSNALPDVAVVHAKPSPKDVTLTLPGNIDAWYQAPIFPQASGYVKMWYKDYGAEVKTGDVLAEINAPSLDAQYAQAKADLAAAEAKYNLAVVSADRWHAMAKSQAVSGQSVSVADANRKAGLAEMQAAQHNVDRFEALEKFKTIVAPFDGVVTSRDINVGDYVSSGAGEHGSNGDASQLFVVSDMHKMRLFVSVPETFSYILKPGMTAEVTVPQFPNQAFKADFLTIARGYDPNTRTAVTEFTIDNDKHVLWPGTFASVKMTAPSTPGVFQIPTAALVFQEKGMQVAVLDANDVVHYRNIEVGRMADTETDVVSGITATDRIINNPPADLLEGQKVHVVQPAKGYDQASEEIEG, translated from the coding sequence ATGGCTTCCCTGTCACGTAATACCGTTCTGGCGACGGGGGTCTGCGCTGTGGCCCTGTTGGTCGGTTATCAGGTGGTCACCCGGATTCATGCGGTGACCGAACTGCGCGCGGAGACGCTTAGCAATGCGCTGCCCGATGTGGCCGTTGTCCATGCGAAACCTTCGCCCAAGGATGTGACCCTGACTTTGCCGGGCAATATCGATGCCTGGTATCAGGCGCCGATTTTTCCGCAGGCCTCGGGCTACGTGAAGATGTGGTACAAGGATTACGGCGCCGAGGTGAAGACCGGCGATGTGCTGGCCGAAATCAATGCCCCAAGCCTGGACGCGCAATATGCTCAGGCGAAGGCGGACCTGGCGGCGGCCGAAGCCAAGTACAACCTGGCTGTCGTCAGTGCCGATCGCTGGCATGCGATGGCGAAGTCGCAGGCCGTTTCCGGGCAGTCGGTTTCGGTCGCCGATGCGAACCGCAAGGCGGGTCTGGCGGAAATGCAGGCAGCCCAGCACAATGTCGATCGCTTCGAGGCGCTTGAAAAATTCAAGACCATCGTCGCGCCGTTCGACGGGGTGGTCACGTCACGTGACATCAATGTCGGTGACTATGTCAGCAGCGGGGCGGGGGAGCATGGCAGCAATGGCGATGCCAGCCAGCTCTTCGTCGTGTCGGATATGCACAAGATGCGTCTGTTCGTGTCGGTGCCCGAGACCTTCTCTTATATTCTCAAGCCTGGGATGACGGCGGAAGTTACCGTGCCGCAGTTCCCGAACCAGGCTTTCAAGGCTGACTTCCTGACGATCGCACGGGGCTACGACCCCAACACCCGCACGGCGGTAACGGAATTCACCATCGACAACGACAAGCACGTGCTGTGGCCAGGCACGTTCGCTTCGGTCAAGATGACGGCGCCTTCGACGCCGGGAGTGTTCCAGATCCCGACTGCTGCCCTGGTCTTCCAGGAAAAGGGCATGCAGGTTGCGGTGCTGGATGCGAACGATGTCGTCCATTATCGCAACATCGAGGTGGGGCGCATGGCCGATACCGAGACGGATGTGGTTTCGGGTATCACGGCCACCGATCGGATCATCAACAACCCTCCGGCCGATCTGCTGGAGGGGCAGAAGGTGCATGTGGTCCAGCCGGCCAAGGGGTATGACCAGGCAAGCGAGGAAATCGAGGGATGA
- a CDS encoding efflux transporter outer membrane subunit, which produces MIVRSLRRTVMSGGAMLSLAALSACDLAPTYHPPTYVVPASWHGQAPFATATPADTQLPSNWWTMLHDPQLDALEDKATAANADLQAAAERFVQARAMVMQARADLLPHFGLAFGASDNKQSADRLFRYKGATTATDEFYGGLASWEPDFWSEIRNQVRMAKYSAQEKAADFAAARLSLQAELANDYVALRGYDAQDAIYRKSIAYYERAVSVTQTQLANQAAPKLDLARAQNRLYVTQAAEMDILAEREVTEHAIAVLTNSAPSSFHIAPVDTLTFTRAAIPVGVPSDLLQRRPDIAAAERQMAQANRSIGVSRAAFYPHISLNANGGFDANGFDLANLANSMWSYGASASMPIFEGGLRRAALQASWSTYRETRDHYRSSVLSAFREVEDGLSRTDRLWAENDRLKAAVSAALDMQNMTMTLYKGGLSAYLDAIIAQEAALDAQISQVQVETRYVQAEVGLIRALGGGWNDRLLPTPDQTMTFSILQYDGLHHPTPAGGIDTPGDTDTRYDDLTGATTLRTGTVPVSGR; this is translated from the coding sequence ATGATCGTGCGATCGCTGCGCCGGACTGTCATGTCCGGGGGGGCGATGCTGTCGCTGGCGGCGTTGTCCGCCTGCGACCTGGCGCCCACCTATCACCCACCCACCTATGTCGTGCCTGCGTCTTGGCACGGGCAGGCGCCGTTCGCCACCGCCACGCCGGCCGATACCCAGTTGCCGTCCAACTGGTGGACCATGCTGCATGATCCGCAGCTCGACGCGCTGGAAGACAAGGCCACGGCCGCGAACGCGGACCTGCAGGCCGCGGCCGAACGCTTCGTCCAGGCCCGCGCCATGGTCATGCAGGCCCGTGCGGACCTGCTGCCGCATTTCGGCCTGGCCTTCGGCGCGTCGGACAACAAGCAGTCGGCGGACCGCCTGTTCCGCTACAAGGGCGCCACCACCGCGACTGACGAGTTCTATGGCGGCCTGGCGTCGTGGGAGCCCGACTTCTGGTCGGAGATCCGCAACCAGGTGCGCATGGCGAAATATTCCGCCCAGGAGAAGGCGGCGGATTTCGCCGCCGCGCGGCTGAGCCTGCAGGCGGAACTGGCCAACGATTACGTGGCCCTGCGCGGCTATGACGCGCAGGATGCGATCTATCGCAAGTCCATCGCCTATTACGAACGCGCGGTATCGGTCACGCAGACGCAGCTTGCCAACCAGGCGGCGCCCAAGCTGGACCTGGCCCGTGCGCAGAACCGTCTGTACGTCACCCAGGCGGCGGAGATGGACATCCTGGCCGAGCGCGAGGTGACCGAGCATGCGATCGCGGTGCTGACCAACAGCGCGCCGTCCAGCTTCCATATCGCGCCGGTCGATACGCTGACCTTCACGCGGGCGGCTATTCCGGTGGGCGTGCCGTCCGACCTGCTGCAGCGGCGCCCGGATATCGCGGCGGCGGAACGGCAGATGGCGCAGGCCAACCGCAGCATCGGCGTGTCGCGCGCGGCATTCTATCCGCATATCTCGCTCAACGCGAATGGCGGCTTCGACGCCAACGGGTTCGACCTGGCCAACCTGGCGAACAGCATGTGGTCGTACGGCGCGTCGGCGTCGATGCCGATCTTCGAGGGCGGGCTGCGCCGCGCGGCGCTGCAGGCCTCGTGGTCCACCTATCGCGAGACGCGCGACCATTACCGGTCCTCGGTCCTTTCGGCGTTTCGCGAGGTCGAGGACGGGCTGTCGCGCACCGACCGGCTGTGGGCGGAAAACGACCGCCTGAAGGCGGCGGTGTCGGCCGCGCTGGACATGCAGAACATGACGATGACCCTGTACAAGGGCGGCCTGTCGGCCTATCTGGACGCGATCATCGCGCAGGAGGCGGCGCTGGACGCGCAGATTTCGCAGGTGCAGGTCGAAACCCGCTATGTCCAGGCGGAGGTGGGCCTGATCCGCGCGCTGGGCGGCGGCTGGAACGACAGGCTGCTGCCGACGCCCGACCAGACGATGACGTTCTCGATCCTGCAATATGACGGGCTGCACCACCCCACGCCCGCCGGCGGCATCGACACGCCGGGCGACACCGATACGCGCTATGACGACCTGACGGGCGCGACGACGCTGCGCACGGGGACGGTCCCGGTTTCGGGACGGTGA
- a CDS encoding LysR family transcriptional regulator, giving the protein MDRYQAMATFVRVVETGSFSAAARHLNVGQPAVSKTIAQLESRLQVSLLIRSTHGLTPTEVGQSFYERARNAIQEADEAELAAKGAGAGLSGRLRVSAATTFARLHVIPKLPHFLAAHPHLDVDIILDDRMIDLVAEGVDISLRMGMLSDSTAVARKIATGGRSVLATPAYLARAGKPQSPADLANHEAIIYSQQPNVWSFTRDGAAVSVSVGGRLRVSAAEGLRAALLADMGLTIASDWMFAPELENGAIVRVLEAWSLPPIGLWAVFPAGRMMTAKARRFAAFVEEIMGSKPAPSQTA; this is encoded by the coding sequence ATGGATCGATATCAGGCGATGGCAACGTTCGTGCGGGTAGTGGAGACCGGCTCGTTCTCGGCCGCCGCGCGTCACCTCAACGTCGGACAGCCAGCGGTGTCCAAGACCATCGCGCAGCTCGAATCCCGGCTTCAGGTCAGTCTGCTCATCCGCTCCACACATGGGCTGACGCCGACCGAGGTGGGACAGAGCTTCTATGAGCGGGCGCGAAACGCCATCCAGGAAGCAGACGAGGCGGAGCTTGCCGCGAAGGGAGCAGGGGCGGGCCTGTCCGGGCGCCTGCGCGTTTCCGCCGCGACGACATTCGCCCGACTGCACGTCATCCCGAAGCTGCCGCACTTCCTGGCGGCTCACCCGCATCTCGACGTCGATATCATTCTCGACGATCGCATGATCGACCTTGTGGCCGAGGGCGTGGATATTTCATTGCGCATGGGGATGCTGTCCGATTCCACCGCGGTCGCGCGGAAAATCGCAACCGGCGGGCGCTCGGTTCTTGCAACGCCCGCCTATCTCGCACGGGCCGGGAAGCCGCAGAGCCCGGCGGATCTCGCGAATCACGAGGCGATTATCTACAGTCAGCAGCCCAATGTCTGGTCGTTCACGCGCGATGGCGCGGCCGTTTCCGTCTCTGTCGGCGGGCGGCTGCGCGTCAGCGCCGCCGAAGGGCTGCGCGCCGCATTGCTGGCCGACATGGGACTGACCATCGCCTCGGACTGGATGTTCGCGCCGGAACTGGAAAACGGCGCCATCGTCCGGGTCCTCGAAGCCTGGTCGCTGCCGCCGATCGGTCTGTGGGCCGTCTTTCCCGCCGGTCGCATGATGACCGCGAAAGCGCGCCGGTTCGCGGCGTTCGTCGAAGAGATCATGGGATCGAAGCCGGCCCCTTCGCAAACGGCATGA
- a CDS encoding glutathione S-transferase N-terminal domain-containing protein, which yields MSGSFIRAAAEEERPLFDVYAFATPNSVKVPIALEELGLSYTLHGVNVRKGEQKTPEFLAFNPNGKVPILLDRTVENGPFVLTESAAIFVYLDVWSRDLVVRIMYEP from the coding sequence ATGTCCGGTTCATTCATACGCGCGGCGGCCGAGGAAGAACGGCCGCTGTTCGATGTCTATGCGTTCGCGACGCCGAACAGCGTCAAAGTGCCGATCGCGCTCGAGGAGCTTGGTCTTTCCTATACGCTGCATGGCGTCAACGTCCGCAAGGGCGAGCAAAAGACGCCGGAATTTCTGGCGTTCAATCCTAACGGCAAGGTGCCGATCCTGCTGGATCGGACCGTGGAGAACGGCCCCTTCGTCCTGACGGAATCCGCCGCTATCTTCGTCTACCTAGATGTTTGGTCCCGGGATTTGGTGGTGCGGATTATGTATGAACCGTGA
- a CDS encoding ribbon-helix-helix domain-containing protein: MSSRKGSLLALRDRDPAPSPAKAEPESKAATPIAPSSGTAMGSSPVAPSRQGKKAMTGYFSPEMSFAMHMTARKHGMSLQDAMAEAFNDWLRKMGESPVGK; the protein is encoded by the coding sequence ATGAGCAGCCGGAAAGGATCATTGCTTGCATTGCGGGATCGCGATCCCGCGCCGTCGCCGGCGAAGGCCGAGCCGGAGAGCAAGGCGGCCACGCCGATCGCGCCCAGCAGCGGCACGGCGATGGGTAGTAGCCCGGTTGCGCCGAGCCGCCAGGGCAAGAAGGCGATGACGGGCTATTTCAGCCCGGAAATGTCGTTCGCCATGCACATGACCGCTCGCAAGCATGGCATGAGCTTGCAGGACGCGATGGCCGAGGCGTTCAACGACTGGCTCCGCAAGATGGGAGAAAGTCCTGTAGGCAAGTGA